The following are encoded together in the Synchiropus splendidus isolate RoL2022-P1 chromosome 7, RoL_Sspl_1.0, whole genome shotgun sequence genome:
- the LOC128762803 gene encoding leucine-rich repeat-containing protein 43-like translates to MASGSITLTSVLEKLIHHLCLDDFPCGCGSWKKKPTAELTEAPEMPSEETELLDLLSCPHSPWKSDESWSPQAAALRRLAVVSPGRVNDTFIFNYFRKLRVVDRHVSVIDDGLLRFSKLEQLILSANRISKIPVANLPKTLRVLDLRANLLNDLSNLSESQPPHLHYLGLSSNTLGSSEDMTYFTKDLWPQVVCLDLSDCEFGVQQELLDYLSELPHLKSLMLQGNPLTLARSYPGFTIDRLPHLSFLDASQILPDDRQRFRGLVQRSDATVEPASVTVCVGTMRGLPDPMMDVGENAPEYPVITYSYCVTYKFFTDRASTELEPELEVDKTAAEENQRQVNALEAPRPLPFNVAKHSTPKLAWAESMEFGDSQTHAITDLRGFKRFLKHGLDIQIEQEKTESWPATPEEMAASKLGKKETAKQGNKDRPKNKRNTIELVPGPPITTVVCAIQVPMHGLLRGIQNIDTVCDFGILQPKPKEEKEEEKEEVPEKPEPEIKEEPKKAKKKGKEEKNSAKKPAGKGKQKGKKESVVEEAVETSVPEELKPVTVELSVELQRWRSASEATVAAMGSYLG, encoded by the exons ATGGCCTCTGGCTCCATCACGCTGACCTCCGTGCTGGAGAAGCTGATCCATCACCTGTGCCTCGACGACTTCCCGTGCGGATGCGGCAGTTGG aaaaaaaaacccaccgcAGAGCTCACAGAGGCACCCGAGATGCCGAGTGAGGAGACCGAACTCCTGGACCTGCTGAGCTGTCCTCACTCTCCATGGAAGTCCGATGAATCGTGGAGCCCTCAGGCAGCAGCTCTCAGGCGACTGGCGGTGGTTTCGCCTGGTCGGGTGAACGACACCTTCATCTTCAATTACTTTAGGAAGCTTCGCGTCGTGGACAGGCAT GTGTCAGTAATTGATGACGGGCTGTTGAGGTTCTCCAAGCTGGAGCAGCTGATTTTGAGTGCCAACCGAATCTCAAAAATCCCCGTAGCCAACCTTCCAAAAACTCTGCGG gtCTTGGATCTTCGTGCCAACCTTCTGAATGACCTCAGCAATCTGAGTGAGAGCCAGCCTCCACACCTTCACTACCTCGGGCTCAGTTCAAACACTCTGGGTTCTTCTGAAGACATGACCTATTTCACCAAAGATCTCTG GCCCCAGGTCGTATGTCTGGACCTAAGTGACTGTGAATTCGGGGTGCAGCAGGAACTGCTGGACTACCTGAGCGAGCTTCCCCACCTCAAGTCTCTCATGCTGCAAGGAAACCCCTTGACTCTTGCCCGCTCGTACCCAGGCTTCACGATCGACCGTCTGCCTCACCTGTCCTTCCTTGACGCCTCGCAGATCTTACCTGACGACAGGCAGAGGTTCAGAGGACTCGTGCAGAGAAGTG ATGCGACTGTTGAGCCAGCCTccgtcactgtgtgtgtgggcacCATGAGGGGGCTGCCAGATCCCATGATGGACGTTGGGGAGAACGCACCTGAGTATCCTGTCATCACCTACAGCTACTGTGTGACGTATAAGTTCTTCACTGACAGAGCAAGTACTGAGCTG GAGCCAGAGTTGGAGGTTGACAAAACAGCCGCAGAGGAAAACCAGCGGCAGGTCAATGCGCTTGAGGCGCCCAGGCCACTCCCATTCAATG TTGCAAAACACAGCACTCCCAAGCTGGCCTGGGCTGAGAGCATGGAGTTTGGCGACAGTCAAACCCACGCCATCACCGACCTGAGAGGCTTCAAGAGGTTCCTCAAACATGGGCTCGACATCCAGATAGAGCAGGAGAAG ACCGAGTCCTGGCCAGCAACTCCTGAGGAGATGGCAGCATCCAAACTAGGCAAAAAAGAA acagcaaaacaaggaaacaagGACAGACCGAAAAACAAGAGGAATACCATCGAGCTTGTCCCCGGGCCCCCCATCACAACGGTCGTCTGTGCCATCCAAGTCCCCATGCATGGTCTGCTCCGAGGAATCCAAAACATTGACACCGTCTGTGATTTTGGCATCCTTCAACCTAAACCtaaggaagagaaggaagaagaaaaagaggaggtgCCTGAAAAACCTGAACCG gAAATTAAAGAGGAGCCaaagaaagcaaagaaaaaaggaaaagaagaaaaaaactctgCAAAGAAACCTGCAGGAAAGG gaaaacaaaaaggtAAAAAGGAGTCTGTGGTGGAAGAGGCGGTGGAGACCTCTGTGCCCGAGGAATTGAAGCCGGTCACAGTAGAGCTCAGTGTGGAGCTGCAGAGATGGAGGTCTGCCTCGGAGGCAACTGTCGCAGCAATGGGCTCATATTTGGGTTGA